The DNA region ACTGACAAAACTCCTGACAAAACCCCTGACAGTCCTGACAAGTTGCTGACAAAATTCATAGAAGCTGATGATGCATTGGCTCCTAATGAACAGGTCGTTGAGGCTGCAATCAACGATTTGTCAGGGAATGTCAGTGAAATTGTCAGTGAGTTTGTCAGTAAAGCGGAAGCCACAAATGGCAGGGCTTTAAGCCAATTTGTCAGGGTTGTCAGTGGAGGTGATTAAGCTGTTCAAATTGAGCGATCGCGTCTTTTGATTACCCTGGTAGTAATAGGTTGAATGGAGTGAAGTTTGCTTATGGTTGCCAGTCCTGAAATTTGCCGAATCAATGGAGCGAAGTCGAGAGGGCCAATTACGCAACGGGGAAAAGCGATCGCCGCTCGCAACTCGACCAAACATGGATTACTGGCTGAAAAACCACCGATTCTCGCCAGCGAGGATTTAGAAACATTTCAGGGATTGGTGCAAAGCTTGGTGGATTACTACCAACCCGAAGGGGCTGTGGAATGGCATTTTGTCCAAACGATCGCGATGTGCATTCAACGCCAGCATCGACTTTGGGCAGCAGAAGTAGCCCTGGGAAATGACCAGACGTTGCTACCCGTACCAAAGCCTTACACAGAAGATAAATATCCACACTTCAAACAGCCTGAGAACAGCGAACACTGGAGCAATTACCATCCGGCAAACCTGCTGCGAGAACGCAAGCTGTTAACCACGTTTCTGGAACATAACACTGTAGAGATGTTCCCAACTGAACGGCGCTCCAAGTACTTTGAGGATATGTGGGAGGAATGGATTGCCGTGACGATGAAATACCTCAAGCGGCTAGAAGATGGATATCCGACTGACGGGATTCCTGGCAAACCAGATCGGGCCTTGGCCCTTGTCAGTCGGGAAACGTATGTGGATCGCTTTAATACCTGGATCGCAGACTTAAAGGCGAGTGGTCATCCGTTTGCTGAGTGCTGGTTCTATCGCATCTCTTTGCACGGAGCCGATGTCCCGAAGACAAAAGTCATGTGGGATTATTACTTTGAGAAGTACGTAGCTTTTTTAGATGCTTGCCGGAAACGGATCGAGCAGATTAATCAAGTTGAGCAGGAAATTGAGCAGGAACGCGATCGCTATCAGCAGGATCTGGCTCATCGTCAAGCCCTCACGGCTAGCCCAATTCCTCCGTCGGTTGTGTTGCTGAATCGGTATGAGTCTCACATCTCAAAACAGTTAGAGAGAGCGATCGAACAGCTTCAAAATTTGCAGAATCAACGGAAGGATAAGGGTTCTATGGGTTCGTTTGGTCAAGATCCTGATCCCAGCCCCCTTACTCAAGTAGGTTCTCTTTCCTGTCAGGAGTTCTCCTGTTCGGGCACTGATTTCCAAAAGGGCGACAGTTAAGCAGCAGCGTCCTTACCAAGGTGAATGACATCTTGACATCACTTTTCTCAAGCAGGGAGAAGAAATCACCAAACCTTCCATAAGGTTTTCGTGAAGAAAGAATCAAGATGAAATGGCGATCGCCTGATCCGGGGATAGTGCTGAAGTATTTGTAATAGGCTTCAGAAGTGATGGTTTACGTTTTGAGCCAAGTCAGTAGCTCATGCTGAGAGCAGTAAGGGTGTGTTTCCTGTACAAGATGCATCTAGTAGAGGGGCATGGATGGAAGTCATTTCAACGCCTAAAGCGAACCCAGAGACTTTACTGGCTCTCATTCGCAATGTTTATGACGGACAGGTTGTAATTCCCAGGTTTCAGCGGCCTTTTGTTTGGAAGCGGGAAGACATTGAAGAGGTCTTAGCCTCGATTTTGCAGGGATACTTTATCGGCACCTTTCTAATGCTGGATACACCAGCCAAGAAGCCCATGTTTCCCTACACCACAGTAGAAGGGGTCAAACACATCGAAGGAACGACTCGACCCCAGGAAAATGCAACTGTGCGGCTGGTATTGGATGGACAGCAGCGGATTACCTCGCTTTTTTACGCTCTCTATGGGCCTGATATTGCATTGAAGGGATCAAAGTATCCTCACACTTTTTTTCTAAGGTTGGATTACGCCTTAGCAGGGGATTTGGATGAAGCTGTGATCGGTGTGTCAACGCAGAACCGACGAGTCATGAGTGAGATGAAAAGATTAGTTGACACCGATCAGGCCATTCCTTTCACCCGAATGCTGGACTCAGGGCATTTTTACCAGTGGCTGTATAGTGGGCAAAAGTCTTGGCAAGGCCAGGAACAGGAACAGGTCAAAGACTTATACGATCGATTTCAAAAGTTTATGGTGCCAGTGATTGCGCTATCACCGGAAACCGGAAAAGACAATATCGTCAATATTTTTGAACGGATTAACCGGACTGGAGTTAGTCTTTCACTTTTTGATCTAGCAGTCGCGCAACTGTACCTAAAAGGCATCAAGCTACGGGAACTTTGGGAGCAATTTGCCAGGAAGCATGAAGCCGTCACCTCGATTGTCAAGCCAGAGTTTCTGCTACGCCTCATCGCCTTGGTGCAAGATCAGGAAGTCCGCCGTCGAACTCTTTTGAATTCCCTCGATGCCATAAGGAGCTTGCAAATAAATAAAATACCAGTCATTTTAGCGGGAGCAGAGCGGAAATATCCCTCTCCTGGCTGAGAATCTCTAGAACAACACTCTCCTTACCATGCTCGACGACAAGATTAAAGCAAGCCTGAAAGATGCTGCTCGAAAGCTGACTGGACACCGTAAGCGAGATTTTATCGCAAAAGTTGCAGAGGACTATTTTGACGGTTCAGCCCGGAAAACGGAAACGGTTTTAGGGTGGAATCGCGCCAGTGTGCAACTGGGTCTGCATGAACGCCGCAGTGGAATCACCTGTGTTGATAACTATCGAGCTAGAGGGCGGCATAAAAGCGAAGTGGTGTTGGTCAATTTGGAAGCCGATATTGCCAGTTTAGTGGACAGGCAAGCCCAAGCTGATCCGAAATTTCAATCGACCTTCTTATATGCTCGTATCAGTGCCCAAGCCGTCCGAGATGCCTTAAGTGAGCAGAAGGGCTACGACGAGGAACAACTGCCTTCGCGTCAGACCATTGGGGCAATTCTCAATCGCATGGGATATCGCCTAAAAAAACACAAAAAGTCAAACCGTTGAAGAAGATCGCTCAAACCGATGCCATCTTTGACAATGTTGCTCAAGAGAATCAACGGGCTGATGCCAATCCGAAGTCCTTGAGGCTCTCGATTGACACCAAAGCCAAAGTTAAGATCGGCAATCTATCGCGTAATGGCAAGGATCGCACTCTAGAAGCCAGAAAAGCCGACGACCACGATAGTGAGTGGCAGTCGGTGTTAGTGCCTTTTGGCATTCTCAATCTCGACAACGACGAGTTGTCGATTTACTTCGGTCAATCGGCTGAAACCAGCGATTTTATAGCCGATTGTTTGGAGTGGTGGTGGCAGGACAATCAAGACCATTACCCGGAGATTGAGGAATGGGTGATCAATTTAGATGGAGGACCCGCCACTCGCAGTGATCGCACTCAGTTCATCAAACGCATGGTTGAACTCGCCCAAACGATCATGCTCCCGATTCGATTGATTTACTACCCGCCTTATCACAGTAAATACAATGCCATTGAACGATGCTGGGCAGCGCTTGAGCAGTATTGGAATGGAGCCATCTTGGATTCGGTAGAAGCGGCAGTTCAATGGGCCAGTCACATGACCTGGAAAGCAATGAATCCAGTCGTTTATCTGGTTGAAGGCATTTATGAAAAAGGGGTCAAGGTATTGGCTGAGGAGCTAGCAGATTATCTCCCTTTCTGGCAACGGTCTGAAGCTCTGCCCAAATGGGATATTACTATTCTCCCCGATTGATTGGGATATTATTTAATTGCAAACCCCTAACTACTGATACCTTCCATGATCTCTGGCAGGAAGCGGTCGAGTCCATTGTGCAGGCTTACCAACGAATTACGACGGTCTATGGTGCTTTCAATCCTAGATGGATTCCCTACACAACTTTGACTGTACCGTTAGCCGCCTTGCTTTTGAAACTCAAGAAAACCTCTGCTGGAGCCGAAGCCTACCAAAAAGTAGACTGCTGGTACTGGGGCTGTGTACTGGGCCAGCGTTATGATAGTGCCGTTGATACTAAGACTTATCAGGACTATCGAGATATAACTCAATGGATTGAGAACAAACGGGACAGTGCCCCCGAATGGCTTCAGCGCCTCGCCCTCTCAGTTCAAAGCCTCAATATTGACACCGATGAACCTTACTCTACCCTCTACCGGGGGTTGATGGGGTTGATTGCTAAGCAGGGAGCCTGGGACTTCTCCACGGGACAACCCGCAGAACTCAATGACTGCCATGATGATCACATCTTTCCAAAGTCCATCTTTGGCTCAAACCATCCTGTTGATAGCTTGCTCAACCGGACTCTCATCTCGAAGGACACCAACAGGGCCAAAGGCAACAAGCTTCCTTCGGAATTTCTGGATGTGTTCTGGCAGAAACATGGCAAGGATGACGTTAAGCTGCAAAAAACTCTCGCCACTCACTTTATTTCTTTGGATGCCTACGCCGCTCTCAAAAATACTGACTTTGAACGGTTCATCAGCGAACGGCGTAAGACTGTAGAAAAAGCCGTTAGGGACCTACTGGCTCTAGCCGAACCTGTGGATGTTGAGCCATCTTCTGAATCTGAAACGGTTTACTGGCTAACTCCAGTCCGATCGGATGAGGAAGAGAATGCAGAGACCGTGATTCAAACATTGGTTGGTGAAGAGGGTATTTACGCCTTTGGAGACAAAACTCCAGGCAGGCGAAATATTAAAGCAGGTGACTGGATTTGCTTTTATGCGACTGGCAAAGGGGTTGTGGCTCAC from Leptodesmis sichuanensis A121 includes:
- a CDS encoding DUF262 domain-containing protein; protein product: MEVISTPKANPETLLALIRNVYDGQVVIPRFQRPFVWKREDIEEVLASILQGYFIGTFLMLDTPAKKPMFPYTTVEGVKHIEGTTRPQENATVRLVLDGQQRITSLFYALYGPDIALKGSKYPHTFFLRLDYALAGDLDEAVIGVSTQNRRVMSEMKRLVDTDQAIPFTRMLDSGHFYQWLYSGQKSWQGQEQEQVKDLYDRFQKFMVPVIALSPETGKDNIVNIFERINRTGVSLSLFDLAVAQLYLKGIKLRELWEQFARKHEAVTSIVKPEFLLRLIALVQDQEVRRRTLLNSLDAIRSLQINKIPVILAGAERKYPSPG
- a CDS encoding HNH endonuclease domain-containing protein, with product MGYYYSPRLIGILFNCKPLTTDTFHDLWQEAVESIVQAYQRITTVYGAFNPRWIPYTTLTVPLAALLLKLKKTSAGAEAYQKVDCWYWGCVLGQRYDSAVDTKTYQDYRDITQWIENKRDSAPEWLQRLALSVQSLNIDTDEPYSTLYRGLMGLIAKQGAWDFSTGQPAELNDCHDDHIFPKSIFGSNHPVDSLLNRTLISKDTNRAKGNKLPSEFLDVFWQKHGKDDVKLQKTLATHFISLDAYAALKNTDFERFISERRKTVEKAVRDLLALAEPVDVEPSSESETVYWLTPVRSDEEENAETVIQTLVGEEGIYAFGDKTPGRRNIKAGDWICFYATGKGVVAHAKVSSRPDRRKIHPRVRHSDKYPWVFTVEDAVLYLDQPIPVDESLRSQLEAFEGRDPSSPWAWFVQATRKVSQQDFQRLTKGENEQF